Proteins from a single region of Methanobacteriaceae archaeon:
- a CDS encoding DUF5612 domain-containing protein, translated as MGEIALNIRAVNRPGVLRDITELTALCGINITYTHLFIEDKDHASIYMELEAVKNVKKFIENIRNFEAVTGVEECRTLHEIYGKRIIIIGGGAQVAMVAQGAITEADRHNIRGEHISVDTIPLVGEENLSEAVLAVGRLPRVSALVLAGSLMGGKISEAIDEIKKHHQVIVISLNMPGSVTEKADLVVTDPIQAGVMAVMAVADTAIFDIKKLNKKIF; from the coding sequence ATGGGCGAAATAGCCTTAAACATCAGAGCAGTTAACAGACCAGGAGTACTGAGGGATATAACTGAATTAACAGCCCTATGTGGGATTAACATAACCTACACTCATCTATTCATAGAGGACAAGGATCATGCCTCTATTTACATGGAGTTAGAGGCGGTTAAAAATGTGAAGAAATTCATAGAAAACATCAGAAACTTTGAAGCCGTAACTGGTGTTGAAGAATGCCGTACTCTGCATGAGATCTACGGAAAAAGGATTATCATAATTGGTGGAGGGGCGCAGGTAGCCATGGTGGCTCAGGGCGCCATTACAGAAGCAGATCGTCATAATATCCGGGGAGAGCACATAAGTGTAGACACCATACCTCTGGTGGGGGAGGAGAACCTTTCAGAGGCGGTTTTAGCAGTGGGAAGACTTCCCAGGGTAAGTGCACTGGTACTGGCAGGATCACTTATGGGAGGAAAGATAAGCGAGGCCATTGATGAGATAAAAAAACATCACCAGGTCATAGTAATCAGCCTCAACATGCCAGGCAGTGTCACAGAAAAAGCAGACTTGGTGGTAACCGACCCCATACAGGCAGGGGTGATGGCAGTCATGGCAGTGGCAGACACAGCCATATTCGACATTAAAAAGCTGAATAAGAAGATATTTTAA
- a CDS encoding cupin domain-containing protein: MSEDLKSVVIFLEELLDYQEGAVVSREIIRKETGTVTIFAFDKGEGLSEHTAPFDAMVQVIDGKAEITISGKKNILEKGDMIIMPANEPHALHALERYKMILTMIRS, from the coding sequence ATGTCTGAAGATCTCAAATCTGTTGTAATATTTTTAGAGGAATTGCTTGATTATCAGGAAGGGGCAGTTGTGAGCCGGGAGATAATCCGCAAGGAAACTGGAACTGTAACTATATTCGCTTTTGACAAAGGAGAAGGATTAAGCGAACATACAGCCCCCTTTGATGCTATGGTCCAAGTCATTGATGGAAAGGCAGAGATAACCATTTCCGGTAAAAAGAACATTCTGGAGAAGGGGGATATGATTATAATGCCTGCCAATGAACCTCACGCTCTCCATGCTCTGGAAAGGTATAAAATGATTTTAACTATGATCCGGTCTTGA
- a CDS encoding homoserine dehydrogenase — MEETVNIGLIGFGTIGSGVVATFNQNIGLIEGKVNKKVNLKRVVDLDITTDRGVDIDPEILSTNVDDILEDEDIDIVIELVGGYQPALSFILKAMKKGKHVVTANKALLAKHWQEVTDCARQNQVRICFEASVGGGIPLLQPLNDGLAANNIETVYGIINGTANYILTKMADEGLDFEVVLKQAQEMGYAEADPTFDVEGHDTAQKLIILTILGFGAYITQDKFHVEGITHITPDDIQFARDELDSVIKLLAIAQIKNGQLEMRVHPTLVPKSHLLAAVNDVLNAVYLEGDIVGPVLMYGPGAGMMPTASAVVADCIDIIQDMERPVSYGPHKSRVKILKDISDVECKYYLRITALDKPGVLHSISGILSDLDISIESVSQRKAIKSEAVPIFMVTHHAKEKNMRKAIKLIEKQDFVKEEINLIRLL, encoded by the coding sequence ATGGAAGAAACTGTTAACATCGGACTTATTGGTTTTGGAACTATTGGAAGCGGAGTGGTGGCCACTTTTAACCAGAACATTGGCTTGATTGAGGGTAAAGTGAATAAAAAGGTTAATCTTAAACGGGTTGTAGATCTGGACATAACCACTGATCGTGGCGTGGATATAGACCCAGAGATACTCTCCACCAATGTGGATGATATCCTGGAGGATGAGGATATTGATATTGTTATTGAACTGGTTGGTGGTTATCAGCCTGCACTAAGTTTCATTTTAAAAGCCATGAAAAAGGGTAAACACGTGGTTACGGCAAATAAAGCCCTTTTAGCCAAACACTGGCAGGAAGTAACTGATTGCGCCCGTCAAAACCAGGTGAGAATATGTTTTGAAGCCAGTGTGGGGGGAGGGATTCCCCTTTTGCAGCCCTTAAATGATGGTCTGGCTGCCAATAACATTGAAACTGTTTATGGGATTATTAACGGAACAGCTAACTACATTCTAACCAAGATGGCCGATGAGGGCTTAGACTTCGAAGTAGTTTTGAAACAGGCACAGGAAATGGGTTATGCTGAAGCAGATCCCACCTTTGATGTTGAAGGACATGACACTGCTCAGAAGCTCATAATTCTAACCATACTCGGCTTTGGTGCTTACATTACTCAGGATAAGTTTCATGTGGAGGGCATAACTCACATCACACCCGATGATATTCAGTTCGCCAGGGATGAACTGGACAGTGTGATAAAATTACTGGCCATAGCCCAAATAAAAAATGGACAACTTGAAATGAGAGTTCATCCCACCCTGGTACCTAAAAGCCACCTATTGGCTGCAGTGAACGATGTTTTAAATGCAGTTTATCTGGAAGGGGATATTGTGGGACCTGTGCTGATGTACGGGCCGGGTGCAGGGATGATGCCCACTGCTAGTGCTGTGGTGGCTGACTGTATAGATATTATTCAGGATATGGAAAGACCAGTATCTTATGGACCCCATAAAAGCCGGGTGAAAATTTTGAAGGATATTAGTGATGTGGAATGCAAATATTACCTTCGAATAACAGCCCTGGATAAGCCGGGAGTTTTGCACTCCATATCCGGTATTTTAAGTGATCTGGACATAAGCATTGAATCCGTAAGTCAGAGAAAAGCTATAAAGAGTGAAGCCGTGCCTATATTCATGGTAACCCATCATGCGAAGGAAAAAAACATGCGTAAAGCCATTAAACTCATTGAAAAACAGGATTTTGTCAAAGAAGAGATTAATCTAATCAGACTTCTTTAG
- a CDS encoding DNA polymerase subunit beta, translating into MRARVRDFIYTQDDLFLATTTYLHPKDRIISFLRYIPDPRGERTLNGSRYAKVDSNQAYNFLNDFYPDYLFDCGVTGVEMMGVPINRIEKILSPVDRLYEILNHPSPDELLLKVIKVAETFQEQAGIKLKHLGISGSVLPGLYDPQISDIDFVVYGLENHRKAIETFESIKNDSKSPLKAIEDEYWAKLYEKRIKDSTLSYDEFQWYEKRKNNRGVVEGTLFDILATREWDEITGTYGEETYQPCGNIEIEAVVSDALAAFDNPAVYQVEDVKILNGPQVSLDEVASFTHTYSGQAREGETIIARGKLEKVVGKKTHYRLIVGTTRESLGEYIKLKDLKLN; encoded by the coding sequence ATGCGAGCCAGAGTCCGAGACTTTATCTACACCCAGGATGATCTTTTCTTGGCAACCACCACCTACCTCCATCCTAAGGACAGAATAATATCATTTTTACGTTACATTCCAGATCCCAGGGGTGAAAGAACCCTTAATGGTTCCCGTTATGCCAAAGTAGATTCTAATCAGGCTTATAATTTTTTGAATGATTTTTACCCAGATTATCTTTTTGACTGTGGAGTAACTGGGGTAGAGATGATGGGTGTGCCTATCAATAGAATAGAAAAGATTTTAAGCCCCGTTGATCGTCTTTATGAGATACTTAACCACCCTTCACCGGATGAACTTCTTTTAAAAGTGATTAAAGTGGCTGAAACCTTCCAAGAACAGGCCGGGATAAAGCTGAAACATTTAGGGATTTCTGGATCCGTTTTACCAGGCTTATATGATCCCCAGATATCAGATATAGATTTTGTGGTTTACGGCCTTGAAAACCATCGAAAAGCTATTGAAACCTTTGAATCGATTAAAAATGATTCAAAAAGTCCTTTGAAAGCAATTGAAGATGAATATTGGGCTAAACTTTATGAAAAACGGATAAAAGACTCAACATTGAGCTACGATGAATTCCAATGGTACGAGAAAAGAAAGAATAACCGAGGAGTGGTAGAAGGTACTCTCTTCGATATCCTGGCCACCAGGGAATGGGACGAAATCACCGGAACCTATGGTGAAGAAACCTACCAACCCTGTGGAAACATTGAAATTGAAGCTGTTGTCTCTGATGCCCTGGCTGCCTTTGATAACCCTGCAGTTTACCAGGTGGAAGATGTTAAAATCTTAAATGGCCCCCAAGTTTCGTTAGATGAAGTTGCATCCTTCACTCACACCTATTCAGGCCAGGCTAGGGAAGGAGAAACCATTATTGCCCGTGGTAAACTGGAAAAGGTTGTGGGTAAAAAAACCCATTATCGCCTTATAGTGGGGACCACCAGGGAATCTTTAGGAGAATACATTAAACTAAAGGATTTGAAATTAAACTAA
- a CDS encoding DUF296 domain-containing protein, with protein sequence MIVKRLIPGKDLKKSLEEIRAQNDFKSGVIICMVGSLDNTFLRMADETKKLIKGPLEIVSATGTLATNGVHVHLAVSDSQGTITGGHLLDGSIVHTTVELCIMPIEKTFKRVFDPKTGYKELVILDE encoded by the coding sequence ATGATAGTCAAAAGACTAATACCTGGTAAGGACCTCAAAAAGTCCCTGGAAGAAATTAGGGCTCAAAATGATTTTAAATCAGGTGTTATCATATGCATGGTGGGAAGTTTGGACAATACATTTCTGAGAATGGCAGATGAAACTAAAAAACTGATTAAAGGTCCTTTGGAAATAGTATCTGCCACAGGGACTCTGGCCACCAACGGTGTCCATGTGCATTTGGCAGTTTCAGATAGTCAGGGAACCATAACTGGTGGACATCTTCTGGATGGTAGTATAGTGCACACCACAGTTGAATTATGCATAATGCCAATAGAAAAAACTTTCAAGAGAGTTTTTGACCCTAAGACGGGTTATAAAGAACTAGTAATTCTAGATGAGTAA
- a CDS encoding DUF366 family protein: MKIIKIEPGLTYDGSQIKPIWAFQNLGVKGSSIVSWIGPMNIQPDELIDYEDVGVEIKSDEMLHFIIEHFDVQPADIRLCYHRQRILVMIVQDLLTDLGIKTQRKGDDLYCGRGKLSVSIASCSISSMKIHFAMNITTKGTPEDVETAGLMEHSPDLDSNSISKLADDISKAYVNEIMDIEDDIAKTRVF; this comes from the coding sequence TTGAAAATCATAAAAATTGAACCAGGACTCACCTATGATGGAAGTCAGATAAAGCCGATCTGGGCCTTTCAGAACTTGGGGGTGAAGGGTTCCAGTATTGTAAGCTGGATTGGGCCTATGAATATTCAGCCAGATGAATTAATAGATTACGAAGATGTGGGGGTGGAGATAAAATCTGATGAAATGCTCCACTTTATAATAGAACACTTCGATGTTCAACCAGCTGATATCAGACTCTGCTACCACCGGCAACGAATTTTAGTGATGATTGTCCAGGATTTACTCACTGATTTGGGAATCAAAACCCAGAGAAAAGGGGATGATCTTTACTGTGGCAGGGGGAAACTCAGTGTATCCATAGCATCATGTTCAATCAGCAGTATGAAAATCCACTTTGCCATGAACATCACCACCAAGGGAACACCAGAAGATGTGGAAACTGCAGGTTTAATGGAACATTCCCCTGATTTAGATTCTAATAGTATTTCTAAACTGGCAGATGATATCTCAAAGGCATATGTAAATGAAATAATGGATATTGAGGATGATATTGCTAAGACCAGAGTGTTTTAA
- a CDS encoding 6-carboxytetrahydropterin synthase, which yields MKIVINGIHANLRFASAHMIPCHEFCGGIHGHSYIVDVKVDGERGGEFGFVVDFKTVKGLVRDICKKMDHKLLLPENSKAIDFKSIEDSVEFSIGDKEYKIPREDCCLLPLPSTSAEDLAEYFAEKLFHELSKHHLHIKSLEICVNEGIGQGAYYTKKAE from the coding sequence ATGAAAATTGTCATAAACGGAATACACGCTAATTTAAGATTTGCATCCGCCCATATGATTCCCTGCCATGAATTCTGTGGGGGTATTCATGGCCACTCTTACATTGTGGATGTTAAAGTTGATGGTGAACGGGGAGGAGAGTTTGGATTTGTGGTGGATTTTAAAACAGTCAAAGGACTGGTGAGGGATATATGCAAGAAAATGGATCACAAACTACTCTTACCAGAAAATAGTAAAGCAATAGATTTCAAAAGCATTGAAGATTCGGTAGAATTTTCCATTGGTGATAAGGAGTATAAAATTCCCAGGGAAGATTGTTGTCTCCTGCCTTTACCATCCACTTCAGCAGAGGATCTAGCGGAATACTTTGCTGAGAAACTTTTCCATGAATTATCAAAGCACCACTTGCACATCAAAAGCCTGGAAATCTGCGTAAACGAAGGAATAGGTCAGGGTGCTTATTATACCAAAAAAGCTGAATAA
- a CDS encoding 7-carboxy-7-deazaguanine synthase QueE, which yields MKARISEVFSSIQGEGKLIGRRQVFVRFSGCNLNCNYCDTPLSRNPDYGDEFTVDTLYEKIDELITPDFHSISLTGGEPLLHTDFIRNFLEKHSLPALLETNGSLPYEIEKLKDLIHYVSLDIKLPEHEAVSNWDDLLNREIESVKILIEKGIDSYCKLVVQPSTPTDTVSSIAARIKAEIPDKSKIPMFIQPVSPLELWAGKTHKLLEISEKAGEHLSVLTIPQVHKLLNLR from the coding sequence ATCAAAGCCCGTATTTCTGAAGTATTCTCCAGTATTCAAGGTGAAGGGAAGCTCATAGGCAGGAGACAAGTATTTGTCAGATTCAGTGGATGCAACCTGAACTGCAACTACTGTGACACCCCTTTAAGCCGCAATCCTGATTATGGTGATGAATTTACAGTTGATACCTTATATGAAAAAATAGATGAACTAATAACTCCTGATTTCCATTCTATTTCACTTACTGGAGGAGAACCCTTATTACACACGGATTTTATTAGGAATTTCCTGGAAAAACATAGTTTACCAGCTCTTTTAGAAACAAACGGGTCTTTACCTTATGAAATAGAAAAATTAAAGGATTTAATCCATTACGTGTCGCTGGATATAAAATTACCGGAACATGAGGCGGTTTCTAACTGGGATGATCTCCTGAATAGGGAAATTGAATCGGTAAAGATATTAATAGAAAAGGGCATAGATAGTTACTGTAAGTTGGTAGTACAGCCCTCCACACCAACGGACACCGTGAGTTCTATAGCCGCCAGAATAAAGGCGGAAATTCCGGATAAATCAAAAATACCAATGTTTATTCAGCCGGTAAGTCCGCTGGAATTATGGGCTGGAAAAACTCATAAATTACTGGAAATTTCTGAGAAGGCAGGAGAACATCTAAGCGTTTTAACCATACCCCAGGTTCATAAGCTTCTTAACCTAAGATAG
- a CDS encoding CBS domain-containing protein translates to MEMDTQVTVHDAMTSKVITVDPKTSIAQAAAIMSQKGIGSLIIKSDSEPEGLVTESDIITKVVSRDIQASQITVGEVMTKNLIKIDPGCDLNEAARIMAKNSIRRLPVVNNGLLVGILTSTDVMAVSPELTEILVENARMSNQIDYASGEKSVPGTCELCGNYLDYLDEVDGKYVCDECKDELEGE, encoded by the coding sequence ATGGAAATGGATACCCAAGTGACTGTACACGACGCCATGACATCAAAGGTGATAACTGTAGACCCAAAGACCAGCATAGCCCAAGCTGCGGCCATAATGAGCCAGAAGGGCATTGGAAGTCTCATTATTAAGAGTGATTCAGAACCAGAAGGACTGGTAACTGAAAGTGATATTATTACTAAGGTTGTCTCCAGGGACATTCAGGCCAGCCAGATAACCGTTGGCGAGGTCATGACCAAAAACCTCATAAAAATCGATCCCGGATGCGACCTCAATGAAGCAGCGAGAATAATGGCAAAAAACAGTATTAGAAGGCTGCCAGTGGTAAATAACGGACTTCTCGTTGGCATATTAACTTCCACAGATGTAATGGCAGTTTCACCAGAACTCACCGAGATACTGGTGGAAAACGCCAGGATGTCTAACCAGATAGATTATGCTTCTGGTGAAAAATCAGTACCCGGGACCTGTGAATTATGTGGAAATTATCTGGACTACCTGGATGAAGTTGATGGAAAATACGTGTGTGATGAGTGCAAAGACGAATTAGAAGGTGAATAA
- a CDS encoding CBS domain-containing protein — MNPVERIMTPDPVTVSVDTHATKVRSIFREEGLRTIPVVSKNRLEGIITRGDILNISSTKSNIDARGIMEHPRVIATPDMDLTHIAREIMKADTICAPVVESQDDMHLVGIITVSDILRNFLYNGAIPSNEQLKEITVSDVVTCNYDDLISQVWKKMDETGFSGLPVMKNNKIIGIITRMDIINSGNVRMALESESHETRGSVRVEKIMKTPPVVATSHTLTREAAEIILEYDIGRLPIVKNPIYIKREPRRAKEADLIGIVSREDILWSYLN; from the coding sequence TTGAACCCGGTGGAGCGGATAATGACCCCAGATCCTGTCACCGTGTCGGTGGATACTCATGCCACCAAAGTTAGATCCATTTTTCGTGAAGAAGGATTACGCACCATACCAGTAGTATCAAAAAACCGGTTAGAAGGCATTATTACTCGTGGAGATATTTTGAACATATCCTCAACCAAATCCAACATTGATGCCCGGGGAATAATGGAACACCCCCGAGTAATAGCCACCCCTGATATGGATTTAACTCATATCGCCCGTGAAATCATGAAAGCAGACACCATATGTGCTCCAGTCGTTGAATCTCAGGATGACATGCATCTGGTGGGAATAATAACTGTATCTGATATTTTAAGGAACTTTCTCTACAACGGTGCCATACCAAGCAATGAACAACTGAAAGAAATCACCGTGTCTGATGTGGTAACCTGCAATTATGATGATCTGATCTCCCAAGTCTGGAAAAAAATGGATGAAACCGGCTTTTCAGGCCTTCCAGTGATGAAAAATAATAAAATCATAGGAATCATCACCAGGATGGACATTATCAATTCTGGAAATGTTAGAATGGCCCTGGAGTCTGAGTCCCATGAAACCAGGGGTTCAGTTAGGGTGGAGAAGATCATGAAAACCCCACCAGTAGTGGCAACATCCCACACCCTTACCCGAGAAGCCGCAGAAATAATATTGGAATATGATATTGGACGTCTTCCAATTGTAAAAAATCCAATATACATAAAAAGAGAACCCCGAAGAGCTAAAGAAGCCGATCTGATTGGTATAGTTTCAAGGGAAGATATTTTATGGTCATATCTCAACTGA
- a CDS encoding CBS domain-containing protein yields the protein MRKKQTINLVKSMDRGPLEFETHESQHEGDVMSIATKKVVKAPQTATIKEAAEIMVKNKFRRLPITDPGSEKLLGIVTSMDILDFLGGGDKYKILEEKHHDNFPAAINEPVKLIMTRDVETINTKDSITNAVTKMTTKGVGALPIVDSDHKIAGIVSERDIVLLMAGVLTDEKVEDYMNNNVITTTPGTRIEGASKIMVRNKLRRIPVVGEERKTPHPEEDKIVGIVTATDILEFLGKNSAFHHMVTNSGEEILNTTITEIMEVEVVTANPITRLGDVCDLMEEKGIGGLPVVQNGELQGIITESDILRAVSS from the coding sequence ATGAGAAAAAAACAAACCATAAACCTGGTGAAGTCAATGGATCGCGGTCCATTGGAATTTGAAACCCACGAATCCCAGCATGAGGGAGACGTGATGAGCATAGCAACGAAAAAGGTGGTAAAAGCACCTCAAACCGCCACTATAAAGGAAGCAGCTGAAATAATGGTGAAAAACAAGTTCAGAAGGCTTCCCATAACTGATCCTGGTAGTGAGAAGCTTCTGGGAATAGTTACCTCCATGGATATTCTGGACTTTTTAGGAGGTGGAGACAAGTACAAGATTCTGGAGGAAAAACACCATGATAACTTTCCGGCAGCTATAAATGAGCCAGTGAAGCTGATCATGACTCGTGATGTTGAAACCATCAACACCAAAGACTCCATAACCAATGCTGTAACTAAGATGACCACTAAAGGGGTAGGTGCCCTGCCAATAGTGGATTCAGACCATAAAATAGCAGGCATAGTGTCTGAAAGAGATATTGTGTTATTAATGGCAGGAGTACTCACTGATGAGAAAGTTGAAGACTACATGAACAATAATGTCATCACCACCACTCCTGGAACCCGAATAGAGGGTGCATCAAAGATAATGGTCCGAAACAAACTCCGAAGAATCCCTGTAGTAGGTGAAGAACGTAAAACACCACACCCTGAAGAAGATAAGATAGTAGGCATAGTCACCGCCACTGATATCCTGGAATTTTTAGGTAAAAACAGTGCCTTCCATCACATGGTAACCAACAGTGGTGAAGAAATCCTAAACACCACCATAACCGAGATTATGGAAGTAGAAGTAGTCACTGCCAATCCCATCACCCGCCTGGGAGATGTGTGTGATTTAATGGAAGAGAAAGGTATTGGAGGCCTGCCAGTAGTTCAAAATGGAGAATTACAGGGAATAATAACTGAAAGTGACATATTAAGAGCCGTGAGTTCATAA
- a CDS encoding CBS domain-containing protein has product MKIEDVMNEEVILAEENEQVSHARNLMLKHGYSRILVVDQEGKPVGILTEKDLIRKMRANGPQWKRRPIDKISIRRVMTPNPITINPYREIREAVELMIKNDISSIPVIDENEVVGIVTKSDLMNFYRQKYAGKWKVSQLMTREVITVNENHSIGHVISIMEDNKIGKVIVMRDNEPVGIITSANISFANVEDPETGVSVEKIAFLRKIDGQEKRNVREVSMVTAGDIMTNHLIKISSDEDSAIAADIMVKEDVSGIPVVNDNELVGIITKTDIIRGIQ; this is encoded by the coding sequence ATGAAAATCGAGGATGTAATGAACGAAGAAGTAATATTAGCCGAAGAAAACGAACAAGTAAGTCACGCCCGAAACCTCATGCTCAAACACGGCTACAGCCGTATTTTAGTGGTTGACCAGGAAGGTAAACCAGTGGGCATATTAACAGAAAAAGACTTGATAAGAAAAATGAGGGCTAACGGACCCCAATGGAAAAGAAGACCCATAGATAAAATATCTATTCGCAGGGTTATGACTCCCAATCCCATAACCATCAATCCCTATCGGGAAATAAGGGAGGCAGTGGAACTTATGATCAAAAATGACATCAGTTCCATACCAGTAATTGATGAAAACGAGGTAGTGGGGATCGTAACTAAAAGTGACCTCATGAACTTCTACCGACAGAAATACGCAGGTAAATGGAAAGTTTCACAGCTCATGACTCGTGAAGTGATAACCGTAAATGAAAATCACAGCATAGGTCATGTAATAAGTATAATGGAAGATAATAAAATAGGTAAAGTCATTGTAATGAGGGATAACGAGCCAGTGGGCATCATAACCTCTGCTAACATATCCTTTGCCAATGTGGAAGATCCTGAAACCGGGGTGAGTGTGGAGAAAATAGCATTCCTGCGCAAAATCGACGGTCAGGAGAAAAGAAATGTCCGTGAGGTGTCTATGGTTACAGCAGGAGATATCATGACCAACCACCTCATAAAAATAAGTTCAGATGAAGATTCCGCTATTGCAGCTGATATAATGGTTAAAGAGGATGTGAGTGGAATTCCAGTGGTTAATGACAATGAACTGGTGGGAATAATAACTAAAACGGATATAATCCGGGGAATCCAGTAA
- a CDS encoding CBS domain-containing protein, which translates to MHVKDIMAKEVIVVDKDQNIHDALKLMKKHKISRLPVINTNQNHQKELVGIITEKDIAMRLGSSKYGNLAPSHFHVSTVMTPHPLTAEANQTLATAAETMLENGIGGLTVMESGNIIGMLTKSDFLDTCQGRPFTEITVKERMKTDITTVGPQDRLVHARRLIIDQDVGRLPVMENGELQGMITAKDIALAMMSFRKVVPDKYKPARIRNLLVEDVMVQNVKTITEEEPVSQAARIMLDENFSGLPVTGDEGMTGIITKTDFLKLIVELEKV; encoded by the coding sequence ATGCATGTCAAAGATATAATGGCTAAAGAAGTTATAGTGGTAGATAAAGACCAGAACATCCACGACGCACTTAAATTAATGAAAAAACACAAAATATCCCGACTACCAGTCATAAACACCAACCAGAACCATCAAAAAGAACTAGTGGGCATTATAACAGAAAAAGACATAGCCATGCGTCTTGGTTCATCAAAATATGGTAATTTAGCACCCTCACACTTCCATGTATCCACAGTGATGACACCCCACCCATTAACTGCTGAAGCTAACCAAACACTGGCAACAGCTGCAGAAACCATGCTAGAAAATGGAATTGGTGGTCTAACCGTCATGGAATCTGGAAACATCATCGGAATGCTCACCAAAAGCGACTTTCTGGACACCTGTCAGGGAAGACCCTTCACTGAAATCACAGTTAAAGAGCGGATGAAAACAGACATAACAACTGTTGGACCGCAGGACAGGCTGGTACATGCTCGCAGACTCATCATCGACCAGGATGTGGGACGATTACCTGTGATGGAGAATGGAGAACTCCAGGGAATGATCACTGCCAAAGACATAGCATTGGCCATGATGTCCTTCCGCAAAGTAGTTCCAGACAAATACAAACCCGCCAGAATCAGGAATCTCCTGGTAGAGGATGTAATGGTTCAAAACGTTAAGACCATAACTGAAGAAGAACCAGTCTCCCAGGCTGCACGTATAATGCTGGATGAGAACTTCAGTGGCCTGCCAGTTACTGGTGATGAGGGAATGACAGGAATAATCACCAAAACTGATTTCCTGAAACTAATAGTTGAACTGGAAAAAGTCTAA